A window from Primulina huaijiensis isolate GDHJ02 chromosome 11, ASM1229523v2, whole genome shotgun sequence encodes these proteins:
- the LOC140987329 gene encoding small ribosomal subunit protein uS2c-like translates to MNLEKRVESWNERITTILGMPWAFLIGAELTIVQSRISLVNKIQKVYRSQGVQIHNRHIEIIVRQITSKVLVSEDGLSNVFSPGELIGLLRAERMGRALEEAVCSSIYGQSMYGRRKGSIGTIIYFSSEFLVFFFEGGGEMIRRYWNITLEEMLEAGVHFGHSTKKWNPKMAPYISAKRKGIHITNLTRTARFLSEACDFVFDAAGKQFLIVGTKNKAADSVASAAIRARCPCVNKKWLGGMLTNWSTTETRLHKFRHLRMEQKTGRLNRLPKRDAAMLKRQLSRLQTYLGGIKYMTGLPDIVIIVDQHEEYTALRECITLGIPTICLIDTNCDPDLGDISIPANDDAISSIRLILNK, encoded by the coding sequence ATGAATCTAGAAAAGCGAGTTGAGAGTTGGAACGAACGTATAACAACAATTCTTGGAATGCCGTGGGCATTCTTGATTGGTGCTGAGCTAACTATAGTGCAAAGTCGTATCTCTTTGGTTAATAAGATACAAAAGGTTTATCGCTCCCAGGGGGTGCAGATTCATAATAGGCATATAGAAATTATTGTACGTCAAATAACATCAAAGGTGTTGGTTTCAGAAGACGGACTGTCTAATGTTTTTTCACCCGGAGAACTAATTGGGTTGTTGCGAGCGGAACGAATGGGGCGCGCGTTGGAAGAAGCGGTTTGTTCGTCTATCTACGGCCAATCTATGTATGGTAGAAGAAAAGGTTCCATCggaacaattatttatttcagttCAGAGTTCCTCGTCTTTTTTTTTGAAGGGGGGGGAGAAATGATAAGAAGATATTGGAACATCACCTTGGAAGAGATGCTGGAGGCAGGAGTTCATTTTGGCCATAGTACTAAGAAATGGAATCCTAAGATGGCACCTTATATCTCTGCAAAGCGTAAAGGTATTCATATTACAAATCTTACTAGAACTGCGCGTTTTTTATCTGAAGCCTGCGATTTTGTTTTTGATGCAGCAGGAAAACAATTCTTAATTGTTGGTACCAAAAATAAAGCAGCTGATTCAGTAGCATCGGCTGCAATAAGGGCCCGGTGCCCTTGTGTTAATAAAAAATGGCTCGGCGGTATGTTAACGAATTGGTCCACTACAGAAACGAGACTTCATAAGTTCAGGCACTTGAGAATGGAACAAAAAACGGGAAGACTCAACCGTCTTCCGAAAAGAGATGCGGCTATGTTGAAAAGACAATTATCTCGCTTGCAAACATATCTGGGCGGGATTAAATATATGACAGGGTTGCCCGATATTGTAATCATCGTTGATCAGCATGAAGAATATACGGCCCTGCGAGAGTGTATCACTTTGGGAATTCCAACAATTTGTTTAATCGATACAAATTGTGACCCCGATCTTGGAGATATTTCGATTCCAGCGAATGATGACGCTATATCTTCAATCCGCTTAATTCTTAACAAATAA